In Aricia agestis chromosome 14, ilAriAges1.1, whole genome shotgun sequence, one genomic interval encodes:
- the LOC121733644 gene encoding serine proteinase stubble-like isoform X1, translating into MNAARAPGVVVMTWWWVALLALAAAEPRAGTGEIFYSYQMSRKSCTVGGARGACMWVQECNRVGGVHAGVCVDGFMFGSCCRLPEKPIVEEPSSTVVLTDKPYTAPPSTTANIPTETQTIRPTETQTPRPQTQRPSFMTKPIDGVPSSYSYLPPEINLPSISIDASSENSDIVHKVTYNVNKYQNVHRPGGEAETSPHNKISSSHSLMAGARPMAVSEHHSDNSIPTGHMMSRPSNLNTIHWQVTTEPSFVTKPKPSNWEKPAGKPKPTKKFPTTTSKPYKNYLKPKDPMSNMINRTDETTAAPHKTATTSAECGVTAMWPRPEMRIMGGKDSSFGRWPWQVSVRRNSFFGFSSTHRCGGAILNEEWIVTAGHCVDDLLTSQIRIRVGEFDFASVSEQYPYVERGVARKSVHPKYNFFTYEYDLALVKLDAPIQFAPHISPICLPATDDLLVGENATVTGWGRLSEGGVLPSVLQEAQVPIVSNERCKSMFLSAGRHEFIPDIFLCAGHEEGGHDSCQGDSGGPLQVKGKDQRYFLAGIISWGIGCGAANLPGVCTRISKFVPWILQTVNA; encoded by the exons GCTACCAGATGTCACGCAAGTCGTGCACGGTGGGGGGCGCGCGCGGCGCGTGCATGTGGGTGCAGGAGTGCAATCGCGTGGGCGGCGTCCACGCCGGCGTCTGCGTCGACGGGTTCATGTTCGGCTCCTGTTGCAGGCTGCCGGAGAAGCCGATTGTGGAAG AACCCTCGTCGACGGTGGTGCTCACAGACAAACCTTACACAGCGCCACCTAGCACCACAGCGAACATACCGACCGAGACTCAAACCATCCGGCCGACCGAGACTCAAACCCCGCGCCCTCAAACGCAGCGGCCGTCGTTCATGACCAAGCCGATAGATGGCGTGCCCTCGTCCTACAGCTACTTACCGCCTGAAATAAATCTACCCTCAATAAGCATAGACGCGAGTAGCGAAAATAGTGATATAGTTCATAAAGTTACGTATAATGTAAATAAGTACCAAAATGTACATAGGCCGGGCGGCGAGGCGGAAACTAGTCCTCATAACAAAATATCGTCTAGTCATAGTCTAATGGCGGGCGCGAGACCCATGGCCGTCTCGGAACACCACAGTGACAACAGCATTCCAACAG GTCACATGATGTCAAGACCAAGCAACCTGAACACCATACACTGGCAAGTGACAACCGAACCGTCATTCGTCACCAAACCGAAACCCTCCAACTGGGAGAAACCAGCCGGGAAACCGAAACCTACCAAGAAGTTTCCAACCACAACCAGTAAACCCTACAAGAATTATCTGAAACCCAAGGATCCTATGTCGAATATGATCAATAGGACAGACGAAACGACAGCTGCACCTCACAAGACAGCCACAACCAGTGCTG AATGTGGCGTGACGGCGATGTGGCCGCGTCCCGAGATGAGGATTATGGGCGGGAAGGACTCCTCCTTCGGTCGCTGGCCGTGGCAGGTGTCTGTCAGAAGAAACTCCTTCTTCGGTTTCTCGTCGACGCATCGGTGTGGCGGCGCTATCCTGAACGAGGAGTGGATTGTCACGGCTGGACATTGTGTTGATGA CCTCCTAACATCACAAATCAGGATACGCGTTGGAGAATTCGACTTCGCGTCAGTATCGGAACAGTATCCTTACGTCGAGCGAGGGGTCGCTCGGAAGTCGGTACATCCGAAGTACAACTTCTTCACGTATGAGTATGATCTGGCGCTGGTGAAATTGGACGCGCCTATTCAGTTCGCCCCTCATATTTCTCCCATCTGCTTGCCGGCGACCGACGATCTGCTGGTGGGGGAAAACGCGACGGTCACCGGATGGGGACGACTCTCAGAAGGCGGCGTGTTGCCTTCGGTCTTGCAAGAG GCGCAAGTACCAATAGTCTCCAACGAGCGCTGCAAGTCCATGTTCCTGAGTGCTGGACGACACGAGTTCATCCCGGACATCTTCCTGTGCGCCGGCCACGAGGAGGGGGGACACGACTCCTGCCAGGGGGATTCAGGGGGACCTCTGCAG GTCAAAGGGAAGGATCAGAGATATTTCCTGGCGGGTATCATAAGTTGGGGAATAGGGTGCGGAGCTGCCAACTTGCCCGGGGTATGCACCAGAATATCTAAGTTCGTACCCTGGATACTACAGACTGTGAACGcgtaa
- the LOC121733644 gene encoding serine proteinase stubble-like isoform X2, with product MNAARAPGVVVMTWWWVALLALAAAEPRAGTGYQMSRKSCTVGGARGACMWVQECNRVGGVHAGVCVDGFMFGSCCRLPEKPIVEEPSSTVVLTDKPYTAPPSTTANIPTETQTIRPTETQTPRPQTQRPSFMTKPIDGVPSSYSYLPPEINLPSISIDASSENSDIVHKVTYNVNKYQNVHRPGGEAETSPHNKISSSHSLMAGARPMAVSEHHSDNSIPTGHMMSRPSNLNTIHWQVTTEPSFVTKPKPSNWEKPAGKPKPTKKFPTTTSKPYKNYLKPKDPMSNMINRTDETTAAPHKTATTSAECGVTAMWPRPEMRIMGGKDSSFGRWPWQVSVRRNSFFGFSSTHRCGGAILNEEWIVTAGHCVDDLLTSQIRIRVGEFDFASVSEQYPYVERGVARKSVHPKYNFFTYEYDLALVKLDAPIQFAPHISPICLPATDDLLVGENATVTGWGRLSEGGVLPSVLQEAQVPIVSNERCKSMFLSAGRHEFIPDIFLCAGHEEGGHDSCQGDSGGPLQVKGKDQRYFLAGIISWGIGCGAANLPGVCTRISKFVPWILQTVNA from the exons GCTACCAGATGTCACGCAAGTCGTGCACGGTGGGGGGCGCGCGCGGCGCGTGCATGTGGGTGCAGGAGTGCAATCGCGTGGGCGGCGTCCACGCCGGCGTCTGCGTCGACGGGTTCATGTTCGGCTCCTGTTGCAGGCTGCCGGAGAAGCCGATTGTGGAAG AACCCTCGTCGACGGTGGTGCTCACAGACAAACCTTACACAGCGCCACCTAGCACCACAGCGAACATACCGACCGAGACTCAAACCATCCGGCCGACCGAGACTCAAACCCCGCGCCCTCAAACGCAGCGGCCGTCGTTCATGACCAAGCCGATAGATGGCGTGCCCTCGTCCTACAGCTACTTACCGCCTGAAATAAATCTACCCTCAATAAGCATAGACGCGAGTAGCGAAAATAGTGATATAGTTCATAAAGTTACGTATAATGTAAATAAGTACCAAAATGTACATAGGCCGGGCGGCGAGGCGGAAACTAGTCCTCATAACAAAATATCGTCTAGTCATAGTCTAATGGCGGGCGCGAGACCCATGGCCGTCTCGGAACACCACAGTGACAACAGCATTCCAACAG GTCACATGATGTCAAGACCAAGCAACCTGAACACCATACACTGGCAAGTGACAACCGAACCGTCATTCGTCACCAAACCGAAACCCTCCAACTGGGAGAAACCAGCCGGGAAACCGAAACCTACCAAGAAGTTTCCAACCACAACCAGTAAACCCTACAAGAATTATCTGAAACCCAAGGATCCTATGTCGAATATGATCAATAGGACAGACGAAACGACAGCTGCACCTCACAAGACAGCCACAACCAGTGCTG AATGTGGCGTGACGGCGATGTGGCCGCGTCCCGAGATGAGGATTATGGGCGGGAAGGACTCCTCCTTCGGTCGCTGGCCGTGGCAGGTGTCTGTCAGAAGAAACTCCTTCTTCGGTTTCTCGTCGACGCATCGGTGTGGCGGCGCTATCCTGAACGAGGAGTGGATTGTCACGGCTGGACATTGTGTTGATGA CCTCCTAACATCACAAATCAGGATACGCGTTGGAGAATTCGACTTCGCGTCAGTATCGGAACAGTATCCTTACGTCGAGCGAGGGGTCGCTCGGAAGTCGGTACATCCGAAGTACAACTTCTTCACGTATGAGTATGATCTGGCGCTGGTGAAATTGGACGCGCCTATTCAGTTCGCCCCTCATATTTCTCCCATCTGCTTGCCGGCGACCGACGATCTGCTGGTGGGGGAAAACGCGACGGTCACCGGATGGGGACGACTCTCAGAAGGCGGCGTGTTGCCTTCGGTCTTGCAAGAG GCGCAAGTACCAATAGTCTCCAACGAGCGCTGCAAGTCCATGTTCCTGAGTGCTGGACGACACGAGTTCATCCCGGACATCTTCCTGTGCGCCGGCCACGAGGAGGGGGGACACGACTCCTGCCAGGGGGATTCAGGGGGACCTCTGCAG GTCAAAGGGAAGGATCAGAGATATTTCCTGGCGGGTATCATAAGTTGGGGAATAGGGTGCGGAGCTGCCAACTTGCCCGGGGTATGCACCAGAATATCTAAGTTCGTACCCTGGATACTACAGACTGTGAACGcgtaa
- the LOC121733644 gene encoding serine proteinase stubble-like isoform X3: MTWWWVALLALAAAEPRAGTGEIFYSYQMSRKSCTVGGARGACMWVQECNRVGGVHAGVCVDGFMFGSCCRLPEKPIVEEPSSTVVLTDKPYTAPPSTTANIPTETQTIRPTETQTPRPQTQRPSFMTKPIDGVPSSYSYLPPEINLPSISIDASSENSDIVHKVTYNVNKYQNVHRPGGEAETSPHNKISSSHSLMAGARPMAVSEHHSDNSIPTGHMMSRPSNLNTIHWQVTTEPSFVTKPKPSNWEKPAGKPKPTKKFPTTTSKPYKNYLKPKDPMSNMINRTDETTAAPHKTATTSAECGVTAMWPRPEMRIMGGKDSSFGRWPWQVSVRRNSFFGFSSTHRCGGAILNEEWIVTAGHCVDDLLTSQIRIRVGEFDFASVSEQYPYVERGVARKSVHPKYNFFTYEYDLALVKLDAPIQFAPHISPICLPATDDLLVGENATVTGWGRLSEGGVLPSVLQEAQVPIVSNERCKSMFLSAGRHEFIPDIFLCAGHEEGGHDSCQGDSGGPLQVKGKDQRYFLAGIISWGIGCGAANLPGVCTRISKFVPWILQTVNA; the protein is encoded by the exons GCTACCAGATGTCACGCAAGTCGTGCACGGTGGGGGGCGCGCGCGGCGCGTGCATGTGGGTGCAGGAGTGCAATCGCGTGGGCGGCGTCCACGCCGGCGTCTGCGTCGACGGGTTCATGTTCGGCTCCTGTTGCAGGCTGCCGGAGAAGCCGATTGTGGAAG AACCCTCGTCGACGGTGGTGCTCACAGACAAACCTTACACAGCGCCACCTAGCACCACAGCGAACATACCGACCGAGACTCAAACCATCCGGCCGACCGAGACTCAAACCCCGCGCCCTCAAACGCAGCGGCCGTCGTTCATGACCAAGCCGATAGATGGCGTGCCCTCGTCCTACAGCTACTTACCGCCTGAAATAAATCTACCCTCAATAAGCATAGACGCGAGTAGCGAAAATAGTGATATAGTTCATAAAGTTACGTATAATGTAAATAAGTACCAAAATGTACATAGGCCGGGCGGCGAGGCGGAAACTAGTCCTCATAACAAAATATCGTCTAGTCATAGTCTAATGGCGGGCGCGAGACCCATGGCCGTCTCGGAACACCACAGTGACAACAGCATTCCAACAG GTCACATGATGTCAAGACCAAGCAACCTGAACACCATACACTGGCAAGTGACAACCGAACCGTCATTCGTCACCAAACCGAAACCCTCCAACTGGGAGAAACCAGCCGGGAAACCGAAACCTACCAAGAAGTTTCCAACCACAACCAGTAAACCCTACAAGAATTATCTGAAACCCAAGGATCCTATGTCGAATATGATCAATAGGACAGACGAAACGACAGCTGCACCTCACAAGACAGCCACAACCAGTGCTG AATGTGGCGTGACGGCGATGTGGCCGCGTCCCGAGATGAGGATTATGGGCGGGAAGGACTCCTCCTTCGGTCGCTGGCCGTGGCAGGTGTCTGTCAGAAGAAACTCCTTCTTCGGTTTCTCGTCGACGCATCGGTGTGGCGGCGCTATCCTGAACGAGGAGTGGATTGTCACGGCTGGACATTGTGTTGATGA CCTCCTAACATCACAAATCAGGATACGCGTTGGAGAATTCGACTTCGCGTCAGTATCGGAACAGTATCCTTACGTCGAGCGAGGGGTCGCTCGGAAGTCGGTACATCCGAAGTACAACTTCTTCACGTATGAGTATGATCTGGCGCTGGTGAAATTGGACGCGCCTATTCAGTTCGCCCCTCATATTTCTCCCATCTGCTTGCCGGCGACCGACGATCTGCTGGTGGGGGAAAACGCGACGGTCACCGGATGGGGACGACTCTCAGAAGGCGGCGTGTTGCCTTCGGTCTTGCAAGAG GCGCAAGTACCAATAGTCTCCAACGAGCGCTGCAAGTCCATGTTCCTGAGTGCTGGACGACACGAGTTCATCCCGGACATCTTCCTGTGCGCCGGCCACGAGGAGGGGGGACACGACTCCTGCCAGGGGGATTCAGGGGGACCTCTGCAG GTCAAAGGGAAGGATCAGAGATATTTCCTGGCGGGTATCATAAGTTGGGGAATAGGGTGCGGAGCTGCCAACTTGCCCGGGGTATGCACCAGAATATCTAAGTTCGTACCCTGGATACTACAGACTGTGAACGcgtaa